Proteins encoded by one window of Pempheris klunzingeri isolate RE-2024b chromosome 14, fPemKlu1.hap1, whole genome shotgun sequence:
- the LOC139213395 gene encoding cornifelin homolog B-like: MSSTMVIRQPQPVMDARESDEWGSGICDCCEDLPGCCFGFWCFPCFACKTTKDYGQCLCLPLLDSFGFIPPITMSMRVSMRQRYGIKGTMCRDCLYATFCTACAWCQMSREMKKRKIQVVLVSAKNA, from the exons ATGTCTTCCACGATGGTCATCAGGCAGCCTCAGCCTGTGATGGATGCCCGAGAGTCTGATGAGTGGGGATCTGGGATATGTGACTGCTGTGAGGACTTGCCTGGAT GCTGTTTTGGTTTCTGGTGTTTTCCTTGTTTCGCCTGTAAAACCACCAAGGACTACGGccagtgtctctgtctccccctgctgGACAGCTTCGGCTTCATCCCGCCCATCACCATGTCCATGAGGGTCTCCATGAGGCAGCGCTACGGCATCAAA GGCACCATGTGTAGAGACTGTCTGTACGCGACCTTCTGCACAGCCTGCGCCTGGTGTCAGATGTccagagagatgaagaagaggaagattCAGGTCGTTCTGGTCAGCGCCAAGAACGCATGA